TGATTGATCGGGGGAATAGCAATGCTTTGTCAGAACTGTCAACAACGGGAGGCTGTGGTTCATCTGACCAAAATCATTAATGGACAGGCGGCGCAGCTTCATCTTTGCCAGGAATGTGCTCAGAAAGCGCCTGGTACCGGCTTCAATCTCTACCCTGGAATGGTATCGGATTTTTTACAGGCATTATTTGGGGTAAATCCGGCAGGACAGTATGATCAGACGATCGTAGACAGTCAGCCCGGAAAATGTCCCGGGTGCGGAAGAACTTTTTCCCAGATACAGCAAGCCGGGAAAATGGGCTGTAGCAAATGTTACGATGAATTTGAGCCCCAAATGGAAATGCTCCTGCGCCGGATCCATGGAAGAGGGATGCATGTCGGGAAAGTGCCGGTAAGACGAGGCGCTTCGTTCCGAAACAAACAGGAAATAGTCAAATCGAAAGAACAACTCTTGGAGCTAGTAAAAGCAGAAAAGTTTGAAGAGGCAGCTATATTAAGAGACCGGATTAAAGAAATGGAGAATACTGTCGGAGGTGAAAGCAAATGACTTATCGGGAACTGCTTGCCAAAGACAGCTTCTGGATGAAGGATACCCTGGACATTCCGATTGTACTGAGTTCCAGGATCAGACTGGCCAGAAATATCGCGGACAATCCTTTCCCTCACGTCATGTCCCATGATGATGCCGAAAAAATTGAAGCACAGATTTCCGGCGTCCTGGACGGTTTTACCGCTGAAGGGGAAAAGCTTGTTTATATTCCATTGAAAATGCTTATTCCGGTGGAGAAGAAGGTATTGATTGAAAAGCATCTGGTCAGCCCGGGTTTTAACGAGACTGAATATGCACGCGGTCTGGCCTTGTCCGAAAGCCATAAAATTGCAGTCATGGTCAATGAAGAAGATCACCTGAGAATTCAGGTGCTGATGCCGGGGAACAGCCTCAGGGAAGCTTGGCATCTTGCAGGATTGGTCGATGATCATCTGGAAGCGCATCTGGATATTGCTTATAAAGAAAAGCTTGGCTATTTGACGACTTGCCCCACCAATGTTGGAACCGGCCTGAGAGTATCCGTGATGGTTCACTTGCCAGCCCTGGTGCTGACCAATCAGGTCCAGCAGGTTCTGGGTGCCCTGACTTCGCTTGGGTTGGCAGTACGCGGTCTGTACGGTGAAGGCTCCAGGCCCTTCGGAAATATCTTTCAGATATCCAACCAGGTTACTTTAGGCAAGAGTGAAGAGGACACCTTAACGCATCTTGATGCGGTGACGCGGCAGCTGATGGAACGGGAAGTCCAGATGCGGGAAGTTATTCGCAAAGAATCTCCGCTTATCGTCGAAGACAAAGTATGGAGGGCCCGGGGGACTTTGGAAAATGTCAGGATCCTTGAAACGGAAGAGATCTATTCACTTCTATCGGAGGACCGGCTGGGCATTGATATGGGCATTTTATCTAGAGTTTCTGCAGGTTTCGTGTCTGTCTTGATTAACTCAATGCAGGGATGTCTGCAATATAATCTCAATAAGCAGCTGGATGCTTATCATATTAACGCAGAAAGAGCTAATTTTGTGCGTGGAATCTATCATCACAAAATGAGTGAGAATGTAAATTAAACGCCGATAGATTTGGAAAGGAAGGATCAAAATGTCAAGAAAATTTACGCAAAAGGCAGAAAAAGTATTTATGCTTGCTGAGGCGATTGCCAAACGCATGGGCCATAAGATTATAGGGACTGAGCATATTCTTTTGGCTTTGATTGAAGAAGGAGAAGGAGTTGCCGCGAAGGCGCTGACCGGGATTGGATTGGATCCTGACAAGGTAAGCGCAAAGATTACCCAGATCATTGGCGTAGGAACCCCTATCAGCGGAGAGGTCGGATTGTCTCCGCGAGTGAAGCGCGTGATTCAGCTTGCCACCGAAGAGGCTCAACGCCAGGGGGTCAATTATATCGGAACCGAGCACATTCTGCTTGGCATGATCATTGAGGGAGAAGGAATTGCTGCGAGAGTCCTGGCGGATCTTAAGATCAGCCCGGAAAAAATATGGGAGCAGGTTGTAGAGCTCCTGGGAGGAGAAACCGAAGGCACATCAATGCCCGGAAGTTCCGCCGCGAATAACAGCAAACCCGGACAGGCAGGTGGAACACCGACTTTAAACGAGTTCGGACGGGACTTGACGGTTATGGCCGCTGAAGGGAAGCTTGACCCCGTCGTCGGCCGGGGAAATGAGATTGAAAGAGTCATTCAGGTGCTGAGCCGCCGGACGAAGAATAACCCTGTATTGATTGGAGAACCCGGGGTCGGAAAAACGGCCATCGCCGAGGGTTTGGCCCAAAGGATTGTTAACAACCAAGTGCCGGAGATCCTTGTCGATAAACGGGTTGTAACACTCGATCTTTCTTCGATGGTAGCAGGGACAAAATATCGCGGTGAATTTGAAGAGAGAATGAAAAAAGTCATGGAAGAAATCCGGCTGGCGGGCAACGTGGTCGTCTTCATCGACGAACTCCATACCCTGATCGGAGCGGGGGCTGCCGAAGGAGCCATTGACGCAGCCAATATTCTGAAACCGGCTCTGGCCAGAGGAGAAATGCAATGTATCGGAGCAACGACACTCGATGAATACCGTAAGCATATTGAACGTGATCCAGCCTTGGAAAGACGTTTTCAACCGATTAAGGTAGGAGAGCCTACAGTTGAGGAAACCGTGGCCATTCTGAAGGGCTTAAGGGACAAGTATGAAGCCCATCACAGGGTGAAGATATCCGATGAGGCAATTGATATGGCAGCGCGCTTGTCCGACAGGTATATTTCCGACAGATTTTTGCCCGATAAAGCCATCGATTTAATTGATGAGGCTGCATCCAGAGTTCGCATTCACAGTTTTACGGCACCGTCGGATTTGAAAGAGCTGGAGGAAGAAATCGAAAATCTGAAGAAAGAAAAAGAAGCAGCCGTAAAAAGGCAGGAATTCGAAAAGGCTGCCGAAATCAGAGACGAAGAGCAAAAGAAACGCGAAAAGCTCAGCGAGATTCGTAAGAACTGGGAGGAAAGCCGAGAAAAGGACCGGATGGTCGTGGGGCCAGAGGATATCTCCAGAATCGTATCAAGTTGGACAGGAGTCCCACTGAATAAACTGGAAGAAGGAGAAAGCTTCAGACTCTTGAAATTGGAATCCCTTCTGCATGACAGCGTGATCGGACAGGACGAGGCAGTCACGGCTGTTGCCCGTTCGATCAGACGGGCCAGGGCGGGACTCAAAGACCCTAAGCGGCCCATTGGTTCGTTTATCTTCCTCGGACCGACAGGAGTCGGAAAAACCCAGCTGGCGAGGTCTTTGGCTGAATCTCTGTTTGGGGATGAAAATTCGTTGATCAGAGTTGATATGTCCGAATATATGGAAAAGCATGCCGTATCCAGGATGGTAGGTTCGCCTCCGGGATATGTCGGTCATGATGAAGGTGGTCAGCTTACGGAGGCGGTCCGCAGGAAACCATACAGCGTCATTCTGTTTGACGAAATAGAGAAGGCCCATCCTGAAGTGTTTAATATTCTGTTGCAGGTACTGGAAGACGGCAGGCTCACGGATTCTAAGGGAAGGCTTGTGGATTTCCGCAACTGCGTATTGATTATGACGTCCAACGTCGGAGCTTCTTTCCTCAAAAAAGAATCTCTGGGTTTTGTCTCCGGAAGAAACGAAGAAAGCGAATATAAATCCATGAGTTCCAGGATCATGGAGGAACTTAAGAAGACTTTTCGTCCGGAATTTTTGAACAGAGTGGATGAAATGGTGGTATTCCATCCGCTCAAGCAAGACGATCTTGTGAAGATTACCAAAATCCTGATCAAGGATGTCAGCAAACGACTAAAAGAGCAGGAACTTGAACTGGTCCTGGATGATGAGGTTCTGGAGCATCTGGCAGAAGAGGGTAATGATCCGACTTATGGGGCGCGTCCTTTACGGAGGGCTATCCAAAAAATGATTGAGGATCCTCTGTCTGAAAAGATTCTTGAAGGAACTTATAACGCAGGCGATATGATTAAGGTCGAACTTTCCGACAAAGAAGTCGTTTTTGTGAAACCCGCTGCCGTCAAGAAAAAGGGCGGAAAGAAACTGGAAAAGGTCTAAGGGGGAAGGGATTTTGGCAGGTCCGAAGACGAAGTTCTATTGCCGGGAATGCGGGCAGGAAAGCGCGAGATGGCTTGGAAGGTGTCCCGGATGCGGTGAATGGAATACACTGATTGAGGAGCGCGTAGAAAAATCCAAACCTACAGAACACAGAGGGATCGTTCAGGCGATCCCTCTGACTGAAATCCAAACGATGGAAGGGCAGAGACTTGATACCGGAAGTCCGGAACTTAACCGGGTTTTCGGGGGAGGGGTTGTCGAAGGGTCCTTTGTTCTATTAAGCGGGGAGCCCGGGATTGGCAAATCCACTTTGTTTCTGCAAATGGCAGAATATCTTTCCCGGAAGGAAAATGTGCTTTATGTGTCGGGAGAGGAATCTGCCCGGCAAATCAAACTCAGGGCTGACAGAATGGAGCTTTCTTCTTCCCGGGTACATATACTCGCCGATAATTCCCTGGAAGCAGTACGTTCGGAGGTGCTGAACAAAGGCTATAAAGTCGTTTTTATTGATTCGATCCAGACAATGCTGCTCGAAGACGTTCAGTCTGCACCCGGAAGCGTCAGCCAGGTAAGGGAAGGGGCTTCTTTTTTGCTGAAACTGGCCAAAGAAAATGAGATTACGGTTTTCCTGGCCGGCCATATTACAAAGGAGGGTGCGATTGCCGGACCCAGGGTTCTGGAGCACATGGTCGATACGGTCCTGTATTTTGAAGGAGATCAGCACCATATTTTCCGTCTGCTGCGGGCAGTTAAAAACCGTTTTGGTCCGGCCAACGAAATTGGGGTATTTGAGATGAGAGGCTGCGGTCTAGCTGATGTTACAAATCCCTCCATGTTTTTTATGGGCGATCATACACAGGTATCTGCTGGTTCCGGGGTGGCTGTCGTGATGGAAGGAACAAGGCCGCTCTTAGTGGAAGTCCAGGCTTTGGTAACATCGTCCATCTTTGCGCCGCCGAGAAGAACCGTAAACGGGATGGATTACCACCGCCTGCTGATGCTTCTGGCAGTCCTGGACAAACGAGCCGGGTACGCTTTTGGCACCCGGGATGTTTTTGTCAATATTGCCGGGGGTCTCGATGTGGATGAACCGGCAGCGGATCTTGCCGTTATTGCCTCTGTGATGTCGGGAATTAAAGATCAGCCGCTTGGAAATATGGCTTTAATCGGGGAACTCGGTTTGACCGGAGAAATTAGAGGGGTTTCTCATATTGAGCAGCGGATCAGAGAAGCGGAAAAATTTGGTTTCCAAAATTGCCTGGTACCAAAAGTCAATGCAGACAGTATCGGGAAGACCGATTGCCGAATCATTCCGGTTAAGAACATTGAGGAAGTACTGGATTTTCTTTTTTAGATGATTTTGATACCAAAATAAAAAAGGATGTCAAAAGACATCCGCGGCAGTCATTCCAAGGCATCACTGATTTGTAAACATTAGTAACTGATATACAAATATACAAAATGACAGAAAATATCTCCGCATCCTTTAATCTTCTTTTAAGCTCAGCTATCTAAAATTAAAAACAGTAAGTGTTTTGAGTCTGTTTTCTTCTTTTTCCAGGATTTCGTTTACAGACAAGCCCAGAATATTGGCAAGAGCTGAGATATAAAAAAGCTGATTTCCCAGTTCGGTTTCGACAACTTCACGGCAGTTGGAACAAAGGTTTCCTACCAGATGACTGTTCAGGAGAAACTTAAGATCTGATATGGTAGCGTTTTCCGGAATTGGGCTCTTGTAGGCATCCACTGAGACACAGCCGCAAGAAGTCACAGCCTTTGTTATAGCCCTGTTTACCCGGGAAGAAGCCTCTTGTCCTTTTGATAAAATATCCAAGATGCTTTGGTGTCGAATTAGCATAGCATCAACCGTTTCTTGAAAATCATTATTGATTGGACTCATAGAACATACACTTCCTTTCTGCCAATTTCATTATAGACAGCATCTGAAGCTGTTGTCAATTTCATCAAATCGGGAAATATTTCTTGAATTAAGATATATTGAAATAATTTGTCGTTTACTTTGAAAGAGAAATACAACCTGATATAATGATGAGATACAGGGGAAAATACCGCTAAACAATTTCATAGGGGACAGATCAGGGAAATTTCAGACTCCTGGTATAAACAAAATAGTTTTTAGCCAAAATATAGAAAAAGGGAGGTGAATTTGATGCTTAGCAAAATTGTTCGCGGCATCATTACGCTGCTGTTTGGTGCAGCAGGAATTTACGTAGATTACTTGATATTAAAGGTTGTTGATATTCGTCAACTTAGTCAGACATTAGGTTTCGAGATTCACTTATACTGGACTTATATTATTATTTTTATTGTGTTATCTGCTTTTGGTTTCTTTCTTGCCCCTGTATGCATGAAAGTTTTCATTGGCCTTGTCAAATGGCTGGAAAGCAGACTTATCCGCATGCCGATTCACGATTTGGTCGGAGGTTCACTTGGGGGTATTGTCGGTTTGCTGATTGCCCGTCTGGTTTGCATTACTTTTGTGGGTATTCCGTTTCTCGGTCCGATTCTGTCGGTCATCATCAGTTTGTTACTTGGCTACGTCGGCCTGATTATTGGGATCAATCGCAAGGATGATATTCTTGGATTTTTCAACTTTTTACCCAAGCTGAAAGGGGAACGTGCTGAAAAAGAAAAGAATAAGGATAAAGGACACGGGAAACAATCCGCTGCTGCAGGCTATAAAGTGCTTGATACCAGTGTGATTATTGACGGCAGAATTGCGGATATTGTCAAAACGAGCTTTTTAGATGGGGTTCTTCTGATTCCTGGTTTTGTTCTGGAAGAGCTCAGACATATTGCCGATTCTTCAGACGCCTTGAAAAGAAACCGGGGTCGGAGAGGACTTGATATCCTGAATCAGATTTCCAAGGAATCGATCATTAAGGTCGAGATCTACGAAGGTGATTTTGAAGACATCGCTGAAGTGGACAGTAAGCTTGTCAAACTGGCGAATATTCTGGACGCGCCGATATTGACCAATGATTATAACCTAAACAAAGTGGCCGAGCTTCAGGGGATAAAAGTCTTAAAT
This genomic stretch from Dehalobacter restrictus DSM 9455 harbors:
- a CDS encoding UvrB/UvrC motif-containing protein, with translation MLCQNCQQREAVVHLTKIINGQAAQLHLCQECAQKAPGTGFNLYPGMVSDFLQALFGVNPAGQYDQTIVDSQPGKCPGCGRTFSQIQQAGKMGCSKCYDEFEPQMEMLLRRIHGRGMHVGKVPVRRGASFRNKQEIVKSKEQLLELVKAEKFEEAAILRDRIKEMENTVGGESK
- a CDS encoding protein arginine kinase — encoded protein: MTYRELLAKDSFWMKDTLDIPIVLSSRIRLARNIADNPFPHVMSHDDAEKIEAQISGVLDGFTAEGEKLVYIPLKMLIPVEKKVLIEKHLVSPGFNETEYARGLALSESHKIAVMVNEEDHLRIQVLMPGNSLREAWHLAGLVDDHLEAHLDIAYKEKLGYLTTCPTNVGTGLRVSVMVHLPALVLTNQVQQVLGALTSLGLAVRGLYGEGSRPFGNIFQISNQVTLGKSEEDTLTHLDAVTRQLMEREVQMREVIRKESPLIVEDKVWRARGTLENVRILETEEIYSLLSEDRLGIDMGILSRVSAGFVSVLINSMQGCLQYNLNKQLDAYHINAERANFVRGIYHHKMSENVN
- a CDS encoding ATP-dependent Clp protease ATP-binding subunit, whose product is MSRKFTQKAEKVFMLAEAIAKRMGHKIIGTEHILLALIEEGEGVAAKALTGIGLDPDKVSAKITQIIGVGTPISGEVGLSPRVKRVIQLATEEAQRQGVNYIGTEHILLGMIIEGEGIAARVLADLKISPEKIWEQVVELLGGETEGTSMPGSSAANNSKPGQAGGTPTLNEFGRDLTVMAAEGKLDPVVGRGNEIERVIQVLSRRTKNNPVLIGEPGVGKTAIAEGLAQRIVNNQVPEILVDKRVVTLDLSSMVAGTKYRGEFEERMKKVMEEIRLAGNVVVFIDELHTLIGAGAAEGAIDAANILKPALARGEMQCIGATTLDEYRKHIERDPALERRFQPIKVGEPTVEETVAILKGLRDKYEAHHRVKISDEAIDMAARLSDRYISDRFLPDKAIDLIDEAASRVRIHSFTAPSDLKELEEEIENLKKEKEAAVKRQEFEKAAEIRDEEQKKREKLSEIRKNWEESREKDRMVVGPEDISRIVSSWTGVPLNKLEEGESFRLLKLESLLHDSVIGQDEAVTAVARSIRRARAGLKDPKRPIGSFIFLGPTGVGKTQLARSLAESLFGDENSLIRVDMSEYMEKHAVSRMVGSPPGYVGHDEGGQLTEAVRRKPYSVILFDEIEKAHPEVFNILLQVLEDGRLTDSKGRLVDFRNCVLIMTSNVGASFLKKESLGFVSGRNEESEYKSMSSRIMEELKKTFRPEFLNRVDEMVVFHPLKQDDLVKITKILIKDVSKRLKEQELELVLDDEVLEHLAEEGNDPTYGARPLRRAIQKMIEDPLSEKILEGTYNAGDMIKVELSDKEVVFVKPAAVKKKGGKKLEKV
- the radA gene encoding DNA repair protein RadA — its product is MAGPKTKFYCRECGQESARWLGRCPGCGEWNTLIEERVEKSKPTEHRGIVQAIPLTEIQTMEGQRLDTGSPELNRVFGGGVVEGSFVLLSGEPGIGKSTLFLQMAEYLSRKENVLYVSGEESARQIKLRADRMELSSSRVHILADNSLEAVRSEVLNKGYKVVFIDSIQTMLLEDVQSAPGSVSQVREGASFLLKLAKENEITVFLAGHITKEGAIAGPRVLEHMVDTVLYFEGDQHHIFRLLRAVKNRFGPANEIGVFEMRGCGLADVTNPSMFFMGDHTQVSAGSGVAVVMEGTRPLLVEVQALVTSSIFAPPRRTVNGMDYHRLLMLLAVLDKRAGYAFGTRDVFVNIAGGLDVDEPAADLAVIASVMSGIKDQPLGNMALIGELGLTGEIRGVSHIEQRIREAEKFGFQNCLVPKVNADSIGKTDCRIIPVKNIEEVLDFLF
- a CDS encoding PIN/TRAM domain-containing protein, which encodes MLSKIVRGIITLLFGAAGIYVDYLILKVVDIRQLSQTLGFEIHLYWTYIIIFIVLSAFGFFLAPVCMKVFIGLVKWLESRLIRMPIHDLVGGSLGGIVGLLIARLVCITFVGIPFLGPILSVIISLLLGYVGLIIGINRKDDILGFFNFLPKLKGERAEKEKNKDKGHGKQSAAAGYKVLDTSVIIDGRIADIVKTSFLDGVLLIPGFVLEELRHIADSSDALKRNRGRRGLDILNQISKESIIKVEIYEGDFEDIAEVDSKLVKLANILDAPILTNDYNLNKVAELQGIKVLNINELANAVKPVVLPGEEMYIQIMKEGKEAGQGVAYLDDGTMVVVDGGRRYIGQQTTVLVTTVLQTAAGRMIFAKPKGMQEKSSEEFSHEFNAFG